Proteins encoded together in one Miscanthus floridulus cultivar M001 chromosome 16, ASM1932011v1, whole genome shotgun sequence window:
- the LOC136511612 gene encoding flap endonuclease 1-A, translated as MGIKGLTKLLADNAPKAMKEQKFESYFGRKIAVDASMSIYQFLIVVGRTGVETLTNEAGEVTSHLQGMFNRTIRLLEAGIKPVYVFDGKPPDMKKQELAKRFSKREDATEDLKEAVEDGDKDAIEKLSKRTVKVTRQHNDDCKRLLRLMGVPVVEAPSEAEAECAALCKNDKVFAVASEDMDSLTFGAPTFLRHLMDPSSKKIPVMEFDVAKVLEELELTMDQFIDLCILCGCDYCDSIKGIGGQTALKLIRQHGSIESILENLNKDRYQIPEDWPYQEARRLFKEPNVTLDIPELKWTPPDEEGLISFLVKDNGFNEDRVTKAIEKIKSAKNKSSQGRLESFFKPVATTSAPLKRKETSDKTSKAAANKKTKAGGKKK; from the exons ATGGGCATCAAG GGTTTGACGAAACTGCTGGCGGACAATGCACCCAAGGCGATGAAGGAGCAGAAGTTCGAGAGCTACTTCGGCCGCAAAATCGCCGTCGACGCCAGCATGAGCATCTACCAGTTCCTG ATTGTAGTTGGAAGGACAGGTGTGGAAACTCTCACAAATGAAGCTGGTGAAGTCACTAG TCATTTACAAGGAATGTTCAACCGGACAATAAGGTTACTGGAAGCGGGAATCAAGCCAGT TTATGTTTTTGATGGCAAGCCTCCTGATATGAAGAAACAAGAACTTGCTAAAAG ATTCTCAAAAAGAGAAGATGCAACCGAAGATCTGAAAGAGGCAGTAGAG GATGGAGATAAAGATGCGATTGAAAAATTGAGCAAGAGGACTGTAAAG GTCACAAGGCAACATAACGATGACTGTAAACGACTACTAAGACTTATGGGGGTTCCTGTTGTAGAG GCACCTTCTGAAGCAGAAGCAGAATGTGCAGCCCTTTGCAAAAACGATAAG GTGTTCGCTGTTGCTTCAGAAGATATGGATTCCCTTACTTTTGGGGCTCCAACGTTCCTTCGTCATTTAATGGATCCAAGTTCCAAGAAAATACCTGTGATGGAATTTGACGTTGCCAAG GTTTTGGAGGAGCTTGAACTCACCATGGACCAGTTCATCGATTTGTGCATCCTGTGTGGATGTGACTATTGTGATAGCATCAAAG GTATCGGGGGGCAAACAGCTCTGAAACTTATTCGTCAACATGGGTCCATAGAAAGCATTTTGGAGAATCTTAATAAAGACAG ATATCAAATTCCTGAGGACTGGCCTTACCAAGAAGCTCGACGCTTGTTCAAGGAGCCTAATGTTACATTGGATATTCCTGAGCTGAAATGgactccacctgatgaggag GGTCTCATAAGTTTCCTGGTAAAAGATAATGGCTTCAATGAAGATCGGGTGACAAAG GCCATAGAGAAGATCAAATCTGCCAAGAATAAATCATCGCAAGGAAG ACTCGAGTCCTTTTTCAAGCCAGTTGCCACCACATCAGCACCGCTGAAACGGAAG GAGACTTCGGATAAAACAAGCAAGGCAGCTGCGAACAAGAAAACAAAGGCCGGTGGGAAGAAGAAATAA
- the LOC136511613 gene encoding uncharacterized protein At4g29660-like isoform X1: MGCNGPCGPDRPNYSTQRTNASAHREASRRRLRQHRATGGEVARARAGVGLGGDRGGGAEEEVKAMSSRFWRWYADRQFHKWEKTVLWDMVEPYRPPRSFAPLVGTYVAAFYTGVVGAAVTEQLYKQEKYWEDHPGEAVPIMPPKFYWGPWRVMNGEVPRFIQPPDEAKPA, translated from the exons ATGGGCTGTAACGGGCCGTGTGGGCCCGATCGGCCCAACTATTCAACACAACGAACTAACGCGTCGGCCCATCGCGAAGCCTCACGTCGCCGACTCCGCCAGCACCGGGCCACCGGCGGCGAGGTCGCGCGAGCGCGGGCAGGCGTGGGACTGGGAGGGGACAGGggaggaggagccgaggaggaggTGAAGGCGATGTCGAGCCGGTTCTGGAGGTGGTACGCGGACCGGCAGTTCCACAAGTGGGAGAAGACGGTGCTGTGGGACATGGTGGAGCCCTACCGCCCGCCGCGCTCCTTCGCGCCACTCGTCGGCACCTACGTCGCCGCCTTCTACACCGGCGTCGTCGGGGCCGCCGTCACCGAGCAGCTCTACAAG cAGGAGAAGTACTGGGAGGATCACCCCGGCGAGGCGGTGCCGATCATGCCGCCCAAGTTCTACTGGGGGCCATGGAGGGTGATGAACGGAGAAGTTCCCCGCTTCATCCAGCCGCCCGACGAGGCCAAGCCGGCGTAG
- the LOC136511611 gene encoding chaperonin CPN60-like 2, mitochondrial: MYRAAAAAISRSSSALRRQLARGAAGEPPRLLARGYAATAKEVSFGVGARAAMLQGVNDLADAVKVTMGPKGRTVIIEGFRKGPKVTKDGVTVAKSVEFEDSAKNVGANLVKQVADATNKAAGDGTTCATVLTQAILTEGCKAVAAGVNVMDLRNGINKAINAITAHLKSKAWKINSPEEINQVATISANGEKEIGDLISKAMEKVGKDGVITIVDGKTLDNELEAVQGVKLSRGYISPYFVTDQKTQKCEMENPLILIHDKKISNMDSLLPALEMSIKNRKPLLIVAEDVEGDALSMLVLNKHRVGLKVCAVKAPGFGENRRHNLDDMAVMTGGEVISEERGLDLGKVQLQMLGTAKKVTVSLDDTIILDGGGDKQRIEERCQQLRESIDTSTAVFDKEKAQERLSKLSGGVAVLKIGGASEAEVGEKKDRVTDALNAARAAVEEGIVPGGGVALLYATKELDKISTANEDEKIGVQIIKNSLKAPLMTIAANAGIDGAIVVGKLIEQEDLSLGYDAAKGEYVDMIKAGIIDPVKVIRTALQDAASVSLLVTTTEAAVSELPATKARIASRMPQMSGMDF, from the exons ATGtaccgggcggcggcggcggccatctcGAGGTCCTCCTCAGCGCTGCGGAGGCAGCTCGCGCGGGGCGCGGCCGGGGAGCCGCCGCGTCTGTTGGCGCGGGGGTATGCGGCCACGGCGAAGGAGGTGTCCTTCGGCGTTGGCGCCCGCGCCGCCATGCTGCAGGGCGTCAACGACCTCGCCGACGCCGTCAAGGTCACCATGGGCCCCAAG GGGCGCACTGTGATCATCGAGGGGTTCCGTAAAGGTCCCAAGGTCACGAAGGATGGGGTCACTGTTGCCAAGAGCGTGGAGTTCGAGGATAGCGCGAAGAATGTTGGGGCGAATCTGGTGAAGCAAGTTGCTGATGCTACGAACAAGGCTGCAGGGGATG GTACCACTTGTGCAACTGTACTTACACAGGCAATTCTTACGGAAGGATGCAAGGCCGTGGCAGCCGGTGTCAACGTTATGGACTTGCGGAATGGTATAAACAAGGCCATAAATGCTATCACTGCTCACCTCAAAAGTAAAGCGTGGAAGATTAATTCTCCGGAGGAAATCAACCAG GTAGCAACCATTTCTGCAAATGGTGAAAAGGAAATTGGAGATCTGATATCAAAAGCTATGGAAAAAGTTGGAAAGGACGGAGTCATTACTATTGTT GATGGCAAAACATTGGACAATGAGCTTGAAGCAGTACAGGGAGTGAAGCTGTCCAGAGGATACATATCTCCTTACTTTGTGACTGATCAGAAGACTCAGAAATGT GAGATGGAGAACCCTCTGATTCTTATCCATGACAAGAAAATCTCAAATATGGATTCTCTCCTTCCAGCATTAGAAATGTCTATCAAG AATCGCAAGCCTCTTCTCATTGTTGCTGAGGATGTTGAAGGAGATGCTCTTTCAATGCTTGTACTTAACAAGCATCGTGTTGGACTCAAG GTATGTGCTGTCAAAGCTCCTGGATTTGGTGAAAACAGAAGGCACAATCTTGATGACATGGCTGTGATGACTGGAGGAGAG GTTATTAGCGAGGAACGAGGTCTTGATCTTGGCAAAGTTCAATTACAAATGCTTGGCACTGCTAAAAAG GTAACTGTATCTCTTGATGATACTATCATCCTAGATGGTGGAGGTGACAAACAGCGGATAGAGGAGAGGTGCCAACAG CTTAGAGAATCAATTGACACAAGCACTGCTGTATTTGACAAAGAAAAGGCCCAAGAGCGTTTATCAAAGTTATCTGGAGGTGTTGCTGTCCTCAAG ATTGGTGGAGCTAGTGAAGCTGAAGTTGGTGAGAAAAAAGATAGGGTAACAGATGCTCTAAATGCTGCGAGGGCTGCTGTGGAGGAGGGCATCGTGCCAG GTGGTGGAGTCGCCCTTCTTTATGCCACCAAGGAGCTCGACAAGATTAGCACAGCAAATGAGGATGAAAAGATTGGAGTTCAAATTATCAAGAATTCTTTGAAG GCTCCCTTGATGACCATAGCTGCAAATGCTGGCATTGATGGAGCTATAGTCGTAGGGAAGCTAATTGAACAAGAGGACCTCAGTTTGGGCTATGATGCAGCGAAAG GGGAGTATGTTGACATGATCAAGGCCGGCATCATCGATCCTGTGAAGGTGATCCGCACTGCACTTCAAGATGCTGCAAG TGTTTCCCTGCTGGTGACAACCACGGAGGCTGCTGTTTCCGAGCTCCCGGCAACGAAGGCCAGGATAGCCAGCCGTATGCCACAGATGAGTGGAATGGATTTTTGA
- the LOC136511613 gene encoding uncharacterized protein At4g29660-like isoform X2, with the protein MGCNGPCGPDRPNYSTQRTNASAHREASRRRLRQHRATGGEVARARAGVGLGGDRGGGAEEEVKAMSSRFWRWYADRQFHKWEKTVLWDMVEPYRPPRSFAPLVGTYVAAFYTGVVGAAVTEQLYKEKYWEDHPGEAVPIMPPKFYWGPWRVMNGEVPRFIQPPDEAKPA; encoded by the exons ATGGGCTGTAACGGGCCGTGTGGGCCCGATCGGCCCAACTATTCAACACAACGAACTAACGCGTCGGCCCATCGCGAAGCCTCACGTCGCCGACTCCGCCAGCACCGGGCCACCGGCGGCGAGGTCGCGCGAGCGCGGGCAGGCGTGGGACTGGGAGGGGACAGGggaggaggagccgaggaggaggTGAAGGCGATGTCGAGCCGGTTCTGGAGGTGGTACGCGGACCGGCAGTTCCACAAGTGGGAGAAGACGGTGCTGTGGGACATGGTGGAGCCCTACCGCCCGCCGCGCTCCTTCGCGCCACTCGTCGGCACCTACGTCGCCGCCTTCTACACCGGCGTCGTCGGGGCCGCCGTCACCGAGCAGCTCTACAAG GAGAAGTACTGGGAGGATCACCCCGGCGAGGCGGTGCCGATCATGCCGCCCAAGTTCTACTGGGGGCCATGGAGGGTGATGAACGGAGAAGTTCCCCGCTTCATCCAGCCGCCCGACGAGGCCAAGCCGGCGTAG
- the LOC136512616 gene encoding glucosamine inositolphosphorylceramide transferase 1: MAGQAARRGGEMRRPSSGMRAAAARSPAASFLLAAAAAASFVGGFYFWLVVSSFRLPDSGAAGCRPDGEGSWAVGMFYGSSPLALGPIELEGRSNGNSSAWPVANPVLTCATATEAGYPSNFVADPFLYVEGDTLYLFFETKTTTSMQGDIGVARSFDQGATWEFLGIALDEAWHLSYPFVFKYENEIYMMPEGNKKKELRLYRATKFPLEWTLEKVLVNKPLIDASLVQFEGYWWLFASDFTRYGVEKNAELEIWYSNSPLGPWTEHKQNPIYKSDKSLGARNGGRLFVFEGSLYRPGQDCSGTYGRRVKLYKVEKLSKEEYKEVPVNLGIEEPKKGRNAWNGMRYHHMDAQQLASGGWIAVMDGDRVPSGDSTRRSLIGYIAFLLASALVIFVGFMKGAISCYIPPSSWVPLTRRTELSRVFSVHRFNQKVRRYSTNISRYISATKTKLSEKTWSNMLFFCVVALFGIVNVCIAVHFLCGGNGAEEAYTYQGQHSQFTMVTMTYEARLWNLKVFIEHYSRCESVREIVVVWNKGNYPSSDAFDSTVPVRIRVEEINSLNNRFRVDPLIKTRAVFELDDDIMMTCTDLEKGFRVWREHPERMVGFYPRMIDGNPMQYRNERYARGKNGYNLILTGAAFMDSEFAFKTYWSEKAREGRDYVHKNFNCEDLLMNFLYANASSTRTVEYVHPAWAIDTSKLSSVAISRNTQKHYDIRTNCLAKFSSIYGPLPQKWEFDMRKDHWDK; this comes from the exons ATGGCTGGGCAGGCTGCGCGGCGAGGAGGAGAGATGAGGCGACCGAGCAGCGGCATGCGGGCGGCGGCCGCGCGGTCGCCGGCCGCCTCGTTCCTGCTGGCCGCTGCGGCCGCGGCGTCGTTCGTCGGCGGGTTCTACTTCTGGTTGGTGGTCTCGTCGTTCCGGCTCCCCGACTCGGGCGCCGCCGGGTGCCGCCCCGACGGCGAGGGGTCGTGGGCGGTCGGGATGTTCTACGGCAGCAGCCCCCTCGCGCTCGGTCCCATCGAGCTG GAAGGGAGAAGCAATGGCAACAGCTCGGCGTGGCCGGTGGCGAACCCCGTGCTGACCTGCGCGACCGCCACGGAGGCGGGGTACCCGAGCAACTTCGTTGCCGACCCGTTCCTCTACGTCGAG GGGGATACACTATATCTTTTCTTTGAAACAAAAACAACAACCTCAATGCAAGGTGATATTGGAGTTGCAAGAAGCTTCGACCAAGGTGCAACATGGGAATTTCTTGGCATTGCTCTAGATGAGGCATGGCATCTGTCATATCCTTTTGTGTTCAAGTATGAGAATGAG attTATATGATGCCAGAGGGAAACAAAAAGAAGGAGCTGCGCCTTTATCGTGCTACTAAGTTTCCCCTTGAATGGACATTGGAGAAGGTTCTTGTCAATAAGCCACTTATTGATGcctcattagtccaatttgaggGATACTGGTGGCTATTTGCCTCTGATTTTACACGGTATGGCGTTGAGAAGAATGCAGAGCTTGAGATTTGGTACAGTAACTCTCCTCTTGGTCCTTGGACTGAGCACAAGCAAAATCCTATCTACAAATCGGACAAAAGTTTGGGAGCTCGAAATGGCGGGAGGCTCTTCGTTTTTGAAGGGTCATTATATCGCCCTGGTCAGGATTGCAGTGGTACTTATGGTCGGAGGGTTAAGTTGTACAAAGTTGAAAAGCTAAGCAAGGAAGAATACAAAGAGGTCCCTGTAAATCTTGGGATAGAGGAGCCAAAGAAAGGGAGAAATGCATGGAATGGCATGAGGTACCATCACATGGATGCACAACAACTTGCATCTGGTGGATGGATTGCTGTAATGGATGGTGATCGAGTCCCTTCAGGCGATTCAACCAGACGTTCTCTCATTGGTTACATAGCTTTCCTGTTGGCCAGTgcccttgtcatttttgtgggTTTTATGAAAGGTGCAATCAGTTGCTACATTCCTCCCAGTTCATGGGTTCCTCTTACAAGGAGAACAGAATTATCCCGTGTCTTCTCTGTGCACCGCTTCAACCAGAAAGTCCGCAGATATTCTACCAATATTAGCAGATATATCTCTGCTACTAAAACTAAGCTCAGTGAAAAGACTTGGTCCAACATGCTTTTCTTCTGTGTAGTTGCTCTATTTGGTATTGTGAATGTCTGCATTGCTGTGCATTTCTTATGTGGTGGCAATGGTGCTGAAGAGGCATACACATATCAAGGGCAACACTCTCAATTCACCATGGTCACAATGACATATGAAGCTCGTCTCTGGAATTTGAAAGTATTCATTGAACACTACTCCAGATGTGAATCAGTTAGGGAGATAGTTGTTGTCTGGAACAAAGGTAACTATCCAAGTAGTGACGCATTTGACTCTACTGTGCCTGTGAGGATACGAGTTGAGGAGATCAATTCACTTAACAACAGATTTAGGGTTGATCCTCTGATAAAGACCCGAGCTGTTTTTGAACTGGATGATGATATCATGATGACTTGCACTGACTTAGAGAAAGGATTTAGGGTCTGGAGAGAACACCCTGAGCGGATGGTGGGCTTTTACCCCCGGATGATAGATGGCAACCCTATGCAATACAGGAACGAGAGATATGCTAGGGGTAAGAATGGCTACAATCTGATACTCACAGGTGCTGCCTTCATGGACAGTGAGTTTGCTTTCAAGACTTACTGGAGCGAGAAAGCTCGTGAAGGGAGGGACTATGTGCACAAGAACTTCAACTGTGAGGACTTGCTCATGAATTTTCTGTATGCGAATGCAAGCTCCACAAGGACCGTGGAGTATGTCCACCCCGCATGGGCTATCGATACATCCAAGCTTTCTTCTGTTGCTATTAGCCGGAACACTCAGAAGCACTATGATATTAGAACAAATTGCTTGGCAAAGTTTTCCTCCATATATGGTCCCCTCCCTCAGAAGTGGGAGTTCGACATGCGTAAAGATCATTGGGACAAATAG